From a single bacterium genomic region:
- a CDS encoding ABC transporter permease: MFLLSLKRLIRHRLAMISLGILGFLYILAIFADFFACYHYDYEKRDKAYHPPVKIYFIKDGKITFPFVYEYKMTWKNYKRVWLPDKTKPYFLKLFFKGRLFGVEEPAMLYLLGSDWNGRDILSRLIYGARISLSIGIIGVLISFSLGLLMGGISGYFGGWIDTAIMRTVELIMSFPAFYLLLSLRAIFPLDLPSYQVYIMIVVILSFIEWGGIARIIRGMVLSIREKEFILAEKALGASSLRIILSHILPNTLSYVIVAAGLSIPSYILSESALSMIGLGINEPWPSWGNMLSRAMDYSVLSSCFWILSPGFLIFVSVLSFNLLSDGLRDAFDPRAIF; the protein is encoded by the coding sequence ATGTTTCTTCTTTCCCTAAAGAGGCTTATAAGACATAGATTGGCAATGATTTCTTTAGGAATCCTTGGCTTTCTCTACATCCTTGCCATATTCGCCGATTTCTTTGCTTGCTATCATTATGACTATGAAAAAAGGGATAAAGCATACCATCCACCTGTTAAAATTTATTTTATTAAAGATGGAAAAATAACATTTCCCTTTGTCTATGAATATAAAATGACTTGGAAGAATTACAAGAGGGTATGGCTTCCCGACAAAACAAAGCCCTATTTTCTAAAGCTATTCTTTAAAGGAAGGCTATTTGGGGTAGAAGAACCTGCAATGCTTTATCTTTTAGGCTCTGATTGGAATGGAAGGGATATATTATCAAGGCTTATATATGGTGCAAGAATCTCATTATCTATTGGCATAATTGGCGTCCTTATTTCCTTCTCATTAGGCCTTCTTATGGGAGGCATATCAGGCTATTTTGGAGGATGGATAGATACAGCAATTATGAGAACTGTTGAACTTATTATGAGCTTTCCCGCCTTTTATTTGTTGCTTAGCTTAAGGGCAATATTCCCTTTAGACCTTCCCTCCTACCAGGTTTATATTATGATTGTTGTAATCTTAAGCTTCATTGAATGGGGAGGGATTGCAAGGATAATAAGGGGGATGGTTTTGTCAATAAGGGAAAAGGAGTTTATCCTGGCAGAAAAGGCATTGGGTGCATCATCTTTAAGGATAATTCTCTCCCACATCCTTCCAAATACCCTTTCATATGTCATTGTCGCTGCAGGACTCTCTATTCCATCATATATCCTTTCAGAATCTGCCCTATCTATGATCGGGCTTGGAATAAATGAGCCCTGGCCCTCTTGGGGAAATATGCTCTCTCGGGCAATGGATTATTCTGTTTTATCCTCCTGCTTTTGGATATTATCACCGGGCTTTCTTATCTTTGTTTCTGTCCTGTCATTTAACCTTTTATCTGATGGCTTAAGGGATGCCTTTGACCCAAGGGCTATATTTTAA